One window from the genome of Malus domestica chromosome 01, GDT2T_hap1 encodes:
- the LOC103406339 gene encoding phragmoplastin interacting protein 1, with protein MVLSNRKLKQKLREKLAQSLVESVAKPKTEPTKDGSENPDPKSTPRSLKVLLDSATQKPRLSKREKRRKILSLRGPEVVSVNGSGGNLGGNKGEEGKRDMGSDEEEEDEKKKKKKKRRRKRDEGEKDGDLSAEENGVVKKECNKPKKKNKKKKKKRKTEAKTEEENKGGELENGEQIVQETDMNIDRQASGDALTKVYVGGIPYYSTEDDIRSYFESCGTITEVDCLRFPDSGKFRGIAIISFKTEAAAKRALAFDGAEMGGLFLKIQPYKATRPNKPNKVSDFAPQIVEGYNKIYVGNLSWDITEDDIRKLFSDCKISSIHFGKDKETGEFRGYAHVNFSDSLSVTMALKLDQKVVCGRPVKISCAVPLKKAGTPSNLAATTSSTHSISVASAMSTDSVPVDTSTGTVAGDGGFSDISGKIKRRTCYECGEKGHLSSACPKSATTTFSTHSIPVATTTSSDPTPAATSLGTGADNSGLSATSGKIKRRTCYECGEKGHLSSACPKSATTAFNTHSTPAAKTTSTDPTPVATATGADNGGLSDISGKIKRRTCYECGEKGHLSSACPKAATTPSSTHSIRVATVTSTGLIPVATTTSTVNTPVATTRSTDLPPDVTAAGTGADPSGLCASSGKIKRRTCYECGEKGHISSACPKKQTNAS; from the exons ATGGTTTTGTCTAACAGGAAGCTGAAGCAAAAGCTCAGGGAAAAGCTAGCTCAGTCGTTAGTAGAATCGGTAGCTAAGCCTAAAACCGAGCCGACAAAAGATGGGTCGGAAAACCcagacccgaaatcgacccccCGGTcgctgaaagtgcttttggactCCGCAACCCAGAAACCCAGATTGTCCAAGCGGGAAAAACGCAGAAAGATCCTGTCTTTGCGAGGTCCAGAGGTGGTGAGTGTGAATGGCAGTGGTGGTAATTTGGGGGGAAACAAGGGGGAGGAAGGGAAGAGGGATATGGGTTcagatgaggaggaggaggatgagaagaagaagaagaagaagaagaggaggaggaagagagatgAGGGGGAAAAAGATGGAGACTTGAGTGCAGAGGAAAATGGGGTTGTGAAGAAGGAGTGTAATAAgccaaagaagaagaataaaaagaagaagaagaagaggaagacggAGGCGAAAACCGAGGAAGAGAATAAGGGCGGTGAGCTTGAGAATGGAGAGCAAATTGTCCAGGAGACAGATATGAACATTGACAG GCAAGCGAGTGGGGATGCTCTGACAAAAGTTTATGTGGGAGGCATTCCTTATTACTCGACCGAGGATGATATTCGAAGTTACTTTGAAAGCTGTGGTACAATAACTGAAGTTGATTGTCTGAGGTTTCCTGACAGTGGGAAGTTTAGAGGAATTGCTATTATTAGCTTTAAG ACAGAAGCAGCAGCCAAGCGAGCCTTGGCTTTTGATGGAGCTGAAAT GGGTGGACTGTTTCTGAAAATCCAGCCTTACAAGGCAACTCGACCCAATAAACCGAATAAAGTATCTGATTTTGCCCCACAAATTGTGGAGGGATACAATAAAATCTATGTTGGAAATTTGTCATGGGATATTACTGAGGATGATATCAGGAAGCTTTTCTCAGATTGCAAGATTTCATCTATACATTTTGGTAAGGATAAGGAAACAGGGGAATTTCGGGGTTATGCTCATGTAAATTTCTCTGATAGCCTCTCGGTGACTATGGCATTGAAGTTAGATCAGAAGGTTGTATGTGGAAGACCTGTCAAGATAAGCTGTGCAGTACCTCTGAAAAAAGCAGGGACTCCTTCAAACCTTGCAGCTACAACTTCTAGTACTCATTCAATATCTGTAGCTTCGGCTATGAGCACTGATTCCGTTCCAGTAGATACAAGTACGGGTACAGTAGCTGGTGATGGTGGGTTTAGTGACATCAGTGGTAAGATCAAGAGGAGGACGTGCTATGAGTGTGGTGAGAAGGGTCATCTTTCTTCGGCTTGTCCAAAGTCTGCAACTACAACTTTTAGTACCCATTCAATACCCGTAGCTACAACTACAAGTAGCGATCCTACACCAGCTGCTACATCCTTGGGTACAGGAGCTGATAATAGTGGGTTGAGTGCCACCAGTGGGAAGATTAAGAGGAGGACGTGCTATGAGTGTGGTGAGAAGGGTCATCTTTCTTCAGCTTGTCCAAAGTCTGCAACTACAGCTTTTAATACCCATTCAACACCCGCAGCTAAAACCACAAGTACCGATCCAACACCAGTTGCTACAGCTACAGGAGCTGATAATGGTGGGTTGAGTGACATTAGTGGTAAGATTAAGAGGAGGACCTGCTATGAGTGTGGTGAAAAGGGTCATCTTTCTTCAGCTTGTCCAAAGGCTGCTACTACACCTTCAAGTACCCATTCAATTCGAGTAGCTACAGTTACAAGTACCGGTCTGATTCCAGTAGCTACAACTACAAGCACCGTTAATACACCAGTAGCTACAACAAGAAGCACAGATTTGCCACCAGATGTTACAGCTGCAGGTACTGGAGCTGATCCTAGCGGGTTGTGTGCGAGCAGTGGTAAGATTAAGAGGAGGACGTGCTACGAGTGCGGTGAAAAGGGACATATTTCTTCAGCGTGTCCAAAGAAGCAAACCAATGCAAGTTAA
- the LOC103434450 gene encoding actin-depolymerizing factor 1 isoform X2 produces MAVHDECKIKFLELKAKRTYRFIVYKIEEKQNEVIVEKLGQPTDSYEDFSASLPANECRYAVYDFDYVTEENCRKSRIIFVAWSPDTAKVRSKMIYASSKDTFKRELDGIQMELQATDPTEVGLDVIRSRAN; encoded by the exons ATGGCTGTACACGACGAGTGCAAGATAAAATTTTTAGAATTGAAGGCAAAAAGAACTTACCGCTTCATAGTTTACAAGATCGAGGAGAAGCAAAATGAGGTCATAGTGGAAAAGCTTGGCCAACCAACTGACAGCTATGAGGATTTCTCTGCAAGCCTCCCTGCTAACGAGTGCCGATACGCTGTTTATGACTTTGATTACGTGACGGAGGAGAACTGCCGGAAGAGCCGGATTATTTTCGTTGCTTG GTCCCCTGACACAGCGAAGGTGAGAAGCAAGATGATTTACGCGAGTTCAAAGGACACGTTTAAGAGAGAGTTGGACGGAATTCAGATGGAGTTGCAGGCTACTGATCCTACCGAAGTGGGTCTCGATGTTATTAGAAGCCGTGCTAATTGA
- the LOC103434450 gene encoding actin-depolymerizing factor 1 isoform X1, with protein MANARSGMAVHDECKIKFLELKAKRTYRFIVYKIEEKQNEVIVEKLGQPTDSYEDFSASLPANECRYAVYDFDYVTEENCRKSRIIFVAWSPDTAKVRSKMIYASSKDTFKRELDGIQMELQATDPTEVGLDVIRSRAN; from the exons ATG GCGAACGCACGATCAGGGATGGCTGTACACGACGAGTGCAAGATAAAATTTTTAGAATTGAAGGCAAAAAGAACTTACCGCTTCATAGTTTACAAGATCGAGGAGAAGCAAAATGAGGTCATAGTGGAAAAGCTTGGCCAACCAACTGACAGCTATGAGGATTTCTCTGCAAGCCTCCCTGCTAACGAGTGCCGATACGCTGTTTATGACTTTGATTACGTGACGGAGGAGAACTGCCGGAAGAGCCGGATTATTTTCGTTGCTTG GTCCCCTGACACAGCGAAGGTGAGAAGCAAGATGATTTACGCGAGTTCAAAGGACACGTTTAAGAGAGAGTTGGACGGAATTCAGATGGAGTTGCAGGCTACTGATCCTACCGAAGTGGGTCTCGATGTTATTAGAAGCCGTGCTAATTGA
- the LOC139189261 gene encoding uncharacterized protein: MDLRLGRKRRERFKMHVGPVGSVHNKVREAATNLMNQATLIETTVSKHSDQARKAYRRCLNASIKCTKFLLRQGLAFYGHDESATSSNRGNYLELLQFLADNDDKVREAMMENTPGNLKLLAPCIKKEIVNSCALETLDAIMDGLKDRFFSILVDEARDVSVKKQMAMVLRYVDDNGHVIERFVGIPHVTDTTSSSLKDAIDTFFSRNGLSISKLRGQGYDGASNMKGGTRSDYTPPYEFLTKNPNFGRTRKHGEKTARIPNVLLVLISARIPNVPRPARRSSSILPCFLVVVLLTLIDESFSLVPKLR, from the exons ATGGATTTAAGACttggaagaaaaaggagagaaagaTTTAAGATGCATGTTGGACCGGTTGGGAGTGTTCATAATAAGGTTAGAGAAGCTgctacaaatttgatgaatcaaGCTACACTTATTGAAACGACAGTGAGCAAACACTCCGACCAAGCTCGTAAGGCTTATCGCAGATGCTTGAATGCATCAATCAAGTGCACTAAGTTTTTATTGCGACAAGGTCTTGCTTTTTATGGCCATGATGAAAGTGCCACTTCAAGCAATAGGGGAAATTACTTGGAGCTATTGCAATTCCTTGCAGATAATGATGATAAAGTTAGAGAAGCTATGATGGAAAATACTCCGGGGAATCTCAAATTACTAGCTCCTTgcattaaaaaagaaattgtgaattcatGTGCCCTTGAAACACTTGATGCTATCATGGATGGTCTAAAAGATAGATTCTTTTCAATATTGGTGGATGAAGCACGTGATGTGTCGGTGAAAAAGCAAATGGCTATGGTGTTGCGTTATGTGGATGACAACGGGCATGTAATTGAAAGATTTGTGGGTATCCCACATGTTACCGACACTACTTCAAGTTCACTAAAGGATGCTATTGACACATTCTTTTCTCGCAACGGTTTGAGCATTTCCAAGCTACGAGGACAAGGTTATGATGGTGCTAGCAATatgaaag GTGGGACTCGGTCGGATTACACGCCTCCTTACGAGTTCTTAACGAAGAACCCCAATTTTGGGCGGACTCGTAAGCACGGAGAGAAAACCGCGAGGATCCCCAACGTCCTGCTCGTCCTTATCTCTGCGAGGATCCCCAACGTCCCTCGTCCTGCTCGTCGCTCGTCGTCGATCTTGCCCTGCTTCCTCGTCGTcgtcctcctcaccctcatcgACGAAAGCTTCTCGTTGGTGCCCAAGTTGAGGTAA
- the LOC103406338 gene encoding aquaporin TIP1-3, with product MPINRIAVGTPGEASQPDAIRAALAEFFSMLIFVFAGEGSGMAFNKLTDNASTTPSGLVAASLAHAFALFVAVSVGANISGGHVNPAVTFGAFIGGNITLLRGILYWIAQLLGSVVACLLLKFATGGWETAGFSLSSGVSVWNALVFEIVMTFGLVYTVYATAVDPKKGNVGIVAPIAIGLIVGANILAGGAFDGASMNPAVSFGPAVVSWSWTHHWVYWAGPLIGAAIAALVYDNIFIGNRTHEPLPNNDF from the exons atgccaaTCAACAGAATTGCAGTTGGAACGCCGGGAGAGGCAAGCCAACCTGATGCAATTAGGGCTGCGTTGGCTGAGTTTTTTTCCATGCTTATTTTTGTCTTTGCTGGGGAAGGCTCTGGCATGGCTTTCA ACAAGCTTACTGACAATGCGTCAACCACACCGTCGGGGCTCGTAGCTGCATCATTAGCCCATGCATTTGCACTTTTTGTGGCGGTCTCAGTGGGTGCAAATATTTCTGGTGGTCATGTAAACCCTGCTGTCACATTTGGTGCATTCATTGGTGGAAACATAACACTCTTGAGGGGCATTTTGTATTGGATTGCACAGTTGTTGGGATCAGTTGTCGCTTGCTTACTGCTCAAGTTTGCCACCGGGGGATGG GAAACGGCTGGATTCTCACTATCGTCTGGCGTATCGGTATGGAATGCTCTAGTGTTTGAGATTGTGATGACCTTCGGCTTGGTCTACACAGTGTATGCCACAGCAGTGGATCCAAAGAAGGGGAATGTAGGGATTGTAGCACCAATTGCAATTGGTTTAATTGTTGGTGCAAACATCTTGGCTGGTGGTGCGTTTGATGGTGCATCTATGAACCCAGCTGTGTCATTTGGGCCTGCTGTGGTCAGTTGGTCATGGACCCACCACTGGGTCTATTGGGCCGGCCCACTAATTGGTGCGGCCATTGCAGCTCTTGTCTATGACAACATCTTCATTGGTAATAGGACCCATGAACCCCTTCCCAACAATGATTTTTAG
- the LOC103406377 gene encoding F-box protein At2g39490-like, with product MVKEIADDLFGKLPNEIICKIISFLPSESALETSLISSMWRGLWNTTLVQRVTTDAAAADAVSEFLSHFDQHDPLGHPRKLQLHFGKRSDLLLATVAANNKLHLEFSTENQEIPRHFGWNLKLNHQRVQTLISHQPSPSTFFVKILYLKSVSSFGNEAISSMIPIFEFLENLKIIECEGLQSLHIESSPRLLSLAIFDCQDLKSLHLKTSKLRSFRYRGFLPQIWTEHHFNLADAMLDFRQGPIHSGFKSTDFDPMLLTIKNAQVLTLSKWTFQTLIWPSLLSLQANFIFYKLKELRWIDNREERCNSDALMSFIKLCPALEQLSLT from the exons ATGGTGAAGGAAATAGCAGATGATTTGTTTGGAAAATTACCAAATGAAATCATTTgcaaaattatttcttttctcccTTCAGAATCTGCATTAGAAACCAGTTTAATTTCAAGTATGTGGAGAGGCCTTTGGAATACAACTTTAGTACAGCGGGTCACTACagatgctgctgctgctgatgcAGTTTCTGAGTTTCTATCTCACTTTGACCAACATGATCCCTTAGGGCATCCCAGGAAGCTGCAACTGCACTTTGGGAAACGCAGTGATCTCCTATTGGCTACAGTTGCAGCCAACAATAAACTCCACCTGGAGTTTTCCACAGAGAATCAGGAAATTCCAAGGCATTTTGGTTGGAACTTGAAGCTGAATCACCAAAGGGtccaaaccctaatttcccaCCAGCCTTCTCCGTCTACTTTCTTTGTCAAAATTCTTTACCTAAAATCAGTCAGCTCTTTTGGCAATGAAGCAATTTCTTCTATGATTCCGATTTTCGAATTTCTCGAAAACTTGAAGATCATTGAATGTGAAGGGTTACAATCTTTGCATATCGAGTCCAGTCCAAGGCTACTCAGCCTGGCCATCTTTGACTGCCAAGATCTGAAGTCTCTCCacctcaaaacttcaaaacttcgaTCTTTTCGATACCGTGGTTTTCTCCCTCAGATTTGGACGGAACATCATTTTAACTTAGCAGACGCCATGCTCGATTTCAGGCAAGGCCCCATCCACAGCGGATTCAAAAGTACCGACTTTGATCCTATGTTGTTAACCATTAAAAATGCTCAAGTTCTCACACTAAGCAAATGGACTTTTCAG ACATTGATCTGGCCATCCCTTTTGTCACTACAAGCAAACTTCATATTCTACAAGCTGAAAGAGCTACGGTGGATTGATAATCGGGAAGAAAGATGCAACAGCGATGCTCTAATGTCCTTTATTAAATTATGTCCAGCTTTGGAGCAACTCTCTCTAACTTGA
- the LOC103434441 gene encoding protein ALP1-like: MGPIRGSRRKKKVDQNVLAASDSQTLECWWDGFSQRITGQSKSKGALKFESFFKISIKTFAYICSLVKEDMMARSTFCYSNNKPLCLNDQVAIALRRLSSGDSLCSIGECFGMNQSTVSHITWRFVEVMEEKALHHLSWPKEQGEMEEIKSKFEKIRGLPNCCGAIDITHIMMTLPSADSSDDVWLDGQENCSMILQAIVDPDMRFRNIITGWPGSLSDDMVLKSSGFFMMSEEGDYLNGEKLVLSQGTEVREYVVGDSGFPLLPWLLTPYNRRGRLWEHESDFNKRIFATQMVAQRALVWLKETWKIIQGVMWKPDKNKLPRIILVCCILHNIVIDMEDKVQDEMPSSRHHDPGYQQQICESAADDMAFQLRENLSIYLAGRLSP; encoded by the exons ATGGGACCGATCAGAGGGTccaggaggaagaagaaggttgaCCAGAATGTGTTAGCTGCTTCAGACTCTCAGACCCTGGAAtgttggtgggatggcttctctCAGAGAATTACGG GTCAATCAAAATCTAAAGGCGCATTGAAATTTGAATCTTTCTTCAAAATTTCGATAAAGACATTCGCCTACATCTGTTCGCTTGTAAAGGAAGATATGATGGCCAGGTCAACCTTCTGCTACTCAAATAACAAGCCATTATGTCTGAATGACCAAGTTGCTATCGCTCTTAGGAGGCTCAGCTCGGGTGATTCTTTGTGCAGCATCGGTGAATGCTTTGGCATGAACCAATCCACTGTTTCGCACATAACCTGGCGGTTTGTGGAAGTAATGGAAGAAAAAGCTCTGCACCATCTGTCATGGCCTAAAGAGCAGGGTGAAATGGAGGAGATAAAGTCCAAGTTTGAGAAAATTCGCGGCCTTCCAAATTGCTGCGGTGCAATTGACATCACACACATCATGATGACTCTGCCTTCAGCGGACTCATCAGATGATGTCTGGCTCGATGGCCAGGAAAACTGCAGCATGATCTTGCAGGCAATTGTTGATCCAGACATGAGGTTCCGTAACATAATCACAGGATGGCCAGGAAGTCTGAGTGATGACATGGTCCTTAAAAGCTCAGGTTTTTTCATGATGTCCGAAGAAGGAGATTACTTAAATGGGGAGAAGTTAGTGCTTTCACAAGGAACGGAAGTGAGAGAATACGTAGTAGGAGATTCCGGCTTTCCTCTCTTGCCGTGGCTTCTCACTCCTTACAACAGAAGAGGCCGCCTCTGGGAGCATGAGTCTGATTTCAACAAGCGGATTTTTGCAACGCAGATGGTGGCGCAAAGGGCGTTGGTGTGGCTGAAAGAGACGTGGAAGATAATTCAAGGCGTCATGTGGAAGCCGGATAAGAACAAGCTGCCGAGGATTATTCTTGTTTGCTGTATACTGCACAATATAGTGATTGATATGGAGGATAAGGTGCAAGATGAAATGCCATCGTCTCGCCATCATGATCCCGGTTACCAGCAACAAATTTGTGAATCTGCCGCTGACGATATGGCGTTTCAACTGAGAGAGAATCTCTCAATATACTTAGCCGGAAGATTGTCTCCCTGA